CTACGATGTATTGGATAGTTGGTTTATCTACAATCGGTAACATCTCTTTCGGCATTGCTTTCGTAGCAGGTAAAAACCTAGTTCCGAGCCCTGCCGCTGGTATGATTGCTTTTTTTATGGTCAAAGCAAAACATCTCCCTTCCACACTAACTATTTCTTGTCTATTATTATTAAAGAAAGTATAAGTTGTTCGCTCATACATGTCTAGCTCCAGCGCCCAGCAAGCTTCCTGCACCTCCTTGCGATAAGTCAACATCGAATCGCTACCATTCTTCGTGTTTCCTTTATCTCATATGGAATCAGGGGAAGTTCGATTACAAGCGTTGCCTCACGCAGCAACATCGAACCAACTCACGTCCTGTGGGCAGCAGTTTGTACGTCGCTAACCGGGCGCTTGCGCTTTTGTTATTATAATACCTTTATTAACCAAAAATATAAAAAATAAGAAAAGGTGTTCAATATGTAAGCTATGTTCCATTCCCTATTTCTAAGTTTTCAAACGTCATTATAGAGAGGAGTTATGTTATGAAAAAAATAGGATGCTGGTTGTTGCCACTTACTTGGATGGGGGTTCTTTTTTATTCTTCTTCCACCCCTTACAAAGAGCAAAACATTAAGCCGTTTATGAAGACAAATTTGGACCTGTCCTTTTTAGAACCTTACCTACAATGGGTTTCCTTTACCTACCATCATACACAAGTCAGTATATCAAATCTAGGCATAGAAGGGTTAATTGAATTTTTTATTCGCAAAGGAGCTCACTTGTTCAGTTTCTTTTTGCTTTGTTTGTTGATTTATATTGCGATTCAACAGACTACGAAAATGAAACATGCTACTCAGCTAATCCTCAGTTTCTGTCTAGCTATTTCCTATGGTGCTATAGATGAAATTCATCAACATTTCACGTCAAATCGTACGCCCTATGTTGGAGATGTTATCGTAGATGGATTTGGTGCATTGCTTGCAGTTGGTCTTTTATTCCTTTTTTTTTTCGTTCGTTCGACAAAAAAACAAAGCGAATAGTGTAAAAAAGTGTAAATTCATAGTATGATAATCAAGAGGTGATAGCAATGGAGCATATAACGGAAGAGCATTTACAACATATACTGACGTCTTTAATTGATATGGCAGAGCGAAGCAAAATCCTTACGACAGATGAACTGTTACAACAACTCATAAGAGAACTGAAGACTCATCCTTAATAAAATCAGTGTATTGTTTAGGCTTCGCTAAAGTATCTCAGAGGTGGGTAAGTAACTCTGAGTTTTTTACTGTTGAAAACAATTTCATCGTACATACTTTGTTAACAATTTCATGCTAGATTAATGATATGCAAAAAATGTCAGATTTTCATATAATGTGAAACGTATTGAGGACCTTAAGCGTCAAAAATAGAGGAGAATCCTACATTCGTCCAATGTCGGATGGCTTGCAAAATCTGTATAATTTTAGTAGGTAAGTAGTAAAAAATAGGGAGGATATTATGATACATAAGTGGAAAAAGCATCAGTGGTTTGTTCGCGTTCTTTCCATTCTAGTAATCTTCCAAATGGCTGGAGCAGCATTTGAGATCCCTTTACTAGATCAAAATGAACATTCCAAAGTATCTGCAGCAGGATATGAAGTGAAGAAGGAGCAAACCGTATCACCAGACGTAAACTATAAAAATGAAGAAATTGATTCAGGAAGCTATGAGCAGTCTACATATGTTATGGAAATTGGCGTTGACGGACCCAATTCTACGATTCAAATGACGTATCCAGAACCTTTTCCAACGTTAGATCCTGTGACGACACAGGCTCAATCAATTGATGAAGAAGGAAATCGTGTGCTTGGATCCATCAACGGATCATTCTTTCACGTAAATCAGGCGTTACCAGCTTACTTAATTTCAGAGAATCAAAATATCTTTAATTTAGGGGCAGTTTCGGAAGACGCCAATGGTTATATGAGCGTTCCGACAGCATTTGGCATGACGCCTGACGGACGTGCCATGCTAGGAAAATATGAGCTGGACCTACATTTTGAGTATGATGATGAATCGTACACCATTGATTCGTATAACCGGGAACGTGGCGCCGATGAAATCATTCTGTACACACCGAATGATCGTTTTGATTGGACGAAAACCAACGAATACGGTATGGAAATCGCCGTAAGTGGGTTAGACAAGCCTGTTGATAGTAGTCAAATTAAATTCGGAGATACAGTCACGGGAGAAGTTGAGCTAATTAAAGAGTACGGTGATGATGCTCGTACAAAAGTACCTGATGATGGCTTTGTACTATCCATTCAAGGTGGAGCTCAAGCAGCGAAATTCGAAGATGTAGAAGAAGGAGATAGCATATCCCTTCAGATCAACAATGATGACATGTGGCAAAACGCCGACTATATGCTTGCAAGTGGACCGATGCTTGTGAACAACGGTGAGGTTGACTTGAAAATGAATGAAGATAGCTCTCGTGCAGGCGCGCGAGCACCTCGAACAGCAGTAGGCATTAACAAAGATGGATCGAACGTATATTTCATTGCTGTAGATGGACGTCAGAATGGCTATAGTGATGGCATGACGTTAAAAGAATTTGCTGAATACATTGAAAGCAAAGGAATCTATAAAGCTATTAATCTAGATGGTGGTGGCTCCACTACGATTACGGCGCGTGACCCAGGAGATAAGCTGCCTTCTGTTATCAACAGTCCATCTGATGGATACCAGCGCCCCGTTTCCTCGACACTACATGCTGTCAATACAGCTGAGACAGGCGAGCCAAGTGTCATCAAAGCTCATAAAGAGGAGCAAGGGAAGGTAGTAGAAGGCTCCTCTGTTGATGTAGCCGTTGACTACCTGTTAGATGAAAACTACTATCCGCTAGATAAAAGCCAAGTAGAATTATCTGTTGAAGGCGGCGTAGGCCATATGGATGGCAAAACGTTCGTAGCCGACCAAGCAGGCTCTGGGGAAATTGTAGCTTCAGCTGGTAACGCAACGAAGAGTTTACCAATTGAAGTCGTCGAAACAGTGGATCGTCTCGAAATCACACCTGAAGATGTAAAGCTAGGTACAGGCACAAAACAAACCTTTGATGTACAAGGGTTCTCGGATGATAACGAAAAGATTATCTTTAACAAAAACACAGCAACTTGGGATACGGAAGGCTCCATCGGCACCATTTCTGACGATGGTGTTCTTCAGGCTTCCGATAACAGCGCAGAGGGGGCCGTTGTTGTAAATATCAATGGACATGAATACAAAGCATCGGTTT
This DNA window, taken from Pontibacillus yanchengensis, encodes the following:
- a CDS encoding VanZ family protein, whose protein sequence is MKKIGCWLLPLTWMGVLFYSSSTPYKEQNIKPFMKTNLDLSFLEPYLQWVSFTYHHTQVSISNLGIEGLIEFFIRKGAHLFSFFLLCLLIYIAIQQTTKMKHATQLILSFCLAISYGAIDEIHQHFTSNRTPYVGDVIVDGFGALLAVGLLFLFFFVRSTKKQSE
- a CDS encoding phosphodiester glycosidase family protein — translated: MIHKWKKHQWFVRVLSILVIFQMAGAAFEIPLLDQNEHSKVSAAGYEVKKEQTVSPDVNYKNEEIDSGSYEQSTYVMEIGVDGPNSTIQMTYPEPFPTLDPVTTQAQSIDEEGNRVLGSINGSFFHVNQALPAYLISENQNIFNLGAVSEDANGYMSVPTAFGMTPDGRAMLGKYELDLHFEYDDESYTIDSYNRERGADEIILYTPNDRFDWTKTNEYGMEIAVSGLDKPVDSSQIKFGDTVTGEVELIKEYGDDARTKVPDDGFVLSIQGGAQAAKFEDVEEGDSISLQINNDDMWQNADYMLASGPMLVNNGEVDLKMNEDSSRAGARAPRTAVGINKDGSNVYFIAVDGRQNGYSDGMTLKEFAEYIESKGIYKAINLDGGGSTTITARDPGDKLPSVINSPSDGYQRPVSSTLHAVNTAETGEPSVIKAHKEEQGKVVEGSSVDVAVDYLLDENYYPLDKSQVELSVEGGVGHMDGKTFVADQAGSGEIVASAGNATKSLPIEVVETVDRLEITPEDVKLGTGTKQTFDVQGFSDDNEKIIFNKNTATWDTEGSIGTISDDGVLQASDNSAEGAVVVNINGHEYKASVSVGGVRQILDGFTSSSAWDFDAIRARGTNRISQAFEPVAAGDTSMRFEYNFATGDEGIAASYLVRNNPVEMDGRPNHIGMWVYGDGSDHWLRGKLLDGTGKTYTVSFTEEGELDWNGWKYVKAEVPDEAALPLSVHKLYVAETSEDNKDYGVLFLDKLRAAYNDNDDEIDNLQEYEFVEEDKEWKITFNTALRSSTVTNENIYVETVSGEKVEGDVTLNNAEDVVTIEEPDNGYTGNQFYKLIIKEDVKSSGGADMRNPVEKVFQVD